The Paenibacillus tianjinensis genome has a window encoding:
- a CDS encoding TIGR02678 family protein: MKKLTDEYLECIQRLLDDFWVLRFENEELFFYIRQYEHELRTYFKDTFRFKLVVGSDFAKLEKFQLTPHPDMGIEVFKENKDYVFFFCLLAFLEGKTTQQFTISDVCEAIVSYFPERIGSDGLPETTLITWKEAEGYYNRLSLIRVLKEAERRHLIIVVDRELDGFRNSDSNDALLKSTGLGKYFIRNFGFDITKANSLDDVISMQTDQEKGLGIETKHKMYRRLFLEPVMYKDEAQGLEFDYLRTYGHHIGDHADKYYDMNFELYLNTAMLTRRTSRRNEFTFPADNAESNLVVQFASEVRSLYIDESINPSANGNISLSVAHIEGIVRTLIEQKSSKWTATLKAQSVHELIMTITKFLLKWNLARPLDDGGLMLYDAAVRFDEKNNILKGLSS, from the coding sequence ATGAAGAAACTAACGGATGAATACTTGGAATGTATTCAGCGGCTGTTGGATGATTTTTGGGTTCTGCGTTTCGAAAACGAAGAGCTCTTTTTTTACATCAGACAATACGAACACGAGCTTCGAACCTACTTTAAAGATACATTCCGGTTTAAGCTCGTTGTAGGGAGCGACTTTGCGAAGCTTGAGAAATTTCAGCTTACGCCCCACCCGGATATGGGCATCGAAGTTTTTAAAGAAAACAAAGACTATGTTTTCTTTTTCTGCTTGCTCGCTTTCCTAGAAGGCAAAACGACACAGCAATTCACAATATCGGACGTTTGCGAAGCAATCGTTTCGTATTTTCCGGAACGAATCGGCTCAGACGGACTCCCTGAAACAACCCTCATCACATGGAAAGAAGCAGAAGGGTACTACAATCGTTTATCGTTAATTCGAGTTTTGAAAGAGGCGGAACGCAGACATCTAATTATTGTGGTCGACAGAGAGTTAGACGGATTTCGAAATTCAGATTCTAACGATGCACTTTTGAAGAGCACAGGTCTTGGTAAATATTTTATTCGTAATTTTGGCTTCGATATTACAAAGGCAAATTCACTAGACGATGTCATTTCGATGCAAACGGATCAAGAGAAAGGACTTGGTATCGAAACCAAACACAAAATGTACCGCCGGCTGTTTTTGGAGCCAGTGATGTATAAAGATGAAGCACAGGGGCTGGAGTTTGATTACTTGCGCACCTACGGTCACCATATCGGAGACCACGCGGATAAATACTACGATATGAATTTTGAACTATACCTCAACACTGCGATGCTCACACGAAGAACCAGCCGGCGAAACGAATTTACTTTTCCAGCCGACAATGCGGAATCCAACTTGGTCGTTCAATTTGCTAGCGAAGTTCGCAGCCTTTATATTGACGAATCTATTAATCCCTCGGCAAATGGTAACATCTCACTATCTGTGGCACACATAGAAGGCATCGTTCGTACACTTATCGAACAAAAAAGCAGTAAATGGACAGCCACATTAAAAGCCCAAAGCGTTCATGAATTAATTATGACCATCACGAAATTTCTGCTTAAATGGAATTTGGCTCGCCCGCTAGATGATGGCGGACTCATGCTGTATGACGCTGCGGTTCGCTTTGATGAAAAAAACAACATCCTAAAGGGGCTCAGTTCATGA
- a CDS encoding TIGR02680 family protein, whose product MIIFKKETNRWKPHRLILCNYWYYTYKVYQFKNGRILFRGHNASGKSITMQSLFTFLLDGNKSPSRLDPFGSSARKLYEILLGEESVNRDIQERIGYIAIEYKREKTEEYMTTGFGLHSKRKDNRLKNAWGFVIHDPFRRINEGENPLPVYKREKLDGKWERLPLTREEFVKAVGNSGTVVDESHYAALVNSHLFKFPDASNLEMFTEVLTQLKSPKLSREAGPNKLKEVLHNSLMPISDKEISPLTVTVESMDKTQATIEKHEQDLAAVRSMATEYARYKRYVFAEKAKYYLDNKRILDSHAKKFKETEYTIRLKSAEKETKEAEKESKSNELEVLNREYDEYRGGEVAQLQGNLDKAERELTQFSKDALAKEERFNTKNDLVTKSIEKIRKLEDAIYTAKKEMGAHLAELEDMSVDTGFDDVLYLPHFKKCADDAAYDFSMWERDSKKYLSLLQTTRSKIKEYESLKDKTNALKTEIERLQIRYNEQRELLKELANSYDWEREEGAKELSVWFESLCTLTASNGAIQETLDLFPEYLISVSDEQLKSPLSIEKDAQIEHAQVESIKLQNLIDSLKLRKGELEATLSDLENNKEIEPYKSYAKAEQFKGLTEMGVPFIPFWAAVEFKEGLSGEAKANIESVAIELDLLNAAIVPVHAYDEAKKNSVVLSRNNKCDRNLTEYLTPVSSDNVSDTDILAVLMGISIDHTSQTFVAASGEFKTGIVEGTSPSFGDAKFIGKTARDLLRKKEIVRIQGEIVTIEDELEQLHSQKKAWLETKQQIANEFSSFPFFNTLKTAKSQYEEKINFITHIVKSELDNKSELYKRLAAELEGLLLSVKATAAFTSLPLTEKAFAEAIDATNHYLLLLTNIKSDFRALADKRNSLRTEQDNKEEHENDLEDLRGELFTIRNKIDRTSKYIQSLEDQLKLSGAEEVRKRIAEVIAKLQSLPGEISQLATDVGVIQNKIATMVESLPSLKSTIHFYNELCSAWEVIFVQDVRENASEYELDETLDTKMMAKQIYDKFGVLLDKKEKSQVNTELSKHFTASSMSLIEYDAELKAVPYMVNFTNIPEEEQANVELLKSVAQFSKITLQLQIDGELRTLSPSELRTKLEGYVNMQKKTLTDKDRELFEDIMINSIGETIRNKIRSANDWVNRINAFMELAKNSSGLRFQVQWKPITKQDEGELKTEDLVKLLERDPKLLADHDRLSISQHFRSKVNAAKQIMETDGKVQFLEVIKSVLDYRKWYEIIIKYEKPGESMKEMQTKHFNSFSGGEKALAMYTPLLAAVDARLQSASEDAPRIFALDEAFAGVDDNNIEETFKIIEMFDFDYTLNSQALWGCFSEVKHLSIYDLSRPQNANYVITTQYEWDGIRKISIAESLDDIMPEETFELVDEQAVLF is encoded by the coding sequence ATGATTATATTCAAAAAAGAAACTAACCGATGGAAACCTCATAGGCTTATACTGTGCAACTACTGGTACTATACGTACAAAGTATATCAATTTAAAAATGGTCGCATCCTTTTTCGGGGACACAATGCTTCCGGAAAATCTATTACAATGCAATCACTCTTCACATTTTTGCTCGACGGGAATAAATCCCCATCAAGACTTGACCCTTTTGGTTCCTCAGCGAGGAAACTCTATGAAATCCTGCTGGGCGAAGAATCGGTGAATCGCGATATTCAAGAGCGGATTGGTTATATTGCCATTGAGTACAAAAGAGAGAAGACCGAGGAATATATGACGACTGGCTTTGGTCTTCATTCAAAACGCAAAGACAACCGCCTAAAAAATGCGTGGGGATTCGTGATTCACGACCCTTTTCGTAGAATTAACGAAGGAGAAAATCCGCTTCCCGTCTACAAGCGCGAAAAGTTGGACGGAAAATGGGAACGGCTGCCTCTGACCCGCGAGGAATTTGTTAAAGCCGTAGGAAACAGCGGCACAGTGGTTGATGAATCGCATTACGCCGCGCTCGTTAACAGTCATTTGTTTAAATTCCCTGATGCTTCGAATCTAGAGATGTTCACGGAGGTTTTGACGCAGCTAAAAAGCCCGAAGTTGTCGCGTGAAGCTGGTCCAAACAAACTCAAAGAAGTTCTGCACAACTCGCTTATGCCCATTTCGGACAAGGAAATATCTCCGCTTACCGTTACCGTAGAATCCATGGACAAAACTCAAGCAACCATCGAAAAACATGAGCAGGACTTGGCAGCGGTTAGAAGTATGGCAACTGAATATGCCAGATATAAGCGATACGTATTTGCCGAGAAAGCGAAGTATTATCTCGACAATAAACGCATCCTAGATAGCCACGCCAAGAAATTCAAGGAAACAGAATATACGATTCGCCTTAAATCGGCTGAGAAAGAAACGAAGGAAGCCGAAAAGGAAAGTAAAAGCAATGAACTCGAAGTTTTAAACCGAGAGTATGATGAATATCGGGGCGGTGAAGTGGCTCAACTGCAAGGCAATCTAGATAAAGCCGAACGGGAACTGACGCAGTTCTCAAAAGACGCTCTTGCAAAAGAAGAGCGCTTTAACACAAAAAACGACCTGGTTACGAAATCCATTGAAAAAATACGGAAACTCGAAGATGCAATTTACACCGCAAAAAAAGAAATGGGTGCTCATTTAGCGGAACTTGAGGATATGTCCGTAGACACCGGCTTTGATGACGTTCTGTACCTCCCTCATTTTAAAAAATGTGCGGATGATGCCGCTTATGACTTCTCCATGTGGGAGCGGGATTCAAAAAAATATCTGTCTCTACTACAGACGACACGTTCAAAGATTAAAGAATATGAGTCTCTTAAAGATAAAACGAATGCGCTGAAAACTGAAATCGAGCGTCTACAAATCCGTTACAACGAACAACGCGAACTTCTCAAGGAACTTGCTAACTCCTATGATTGGGAGAGAGAAGAGGGCGCGAAAGAGTTGTCGGTTTGGTTTGAGTCGCTTTGCACATTGACTGCAAGCAATGGGGCGATACAAGAAACGCTCGATTTGTTTCCGGAGTACCTAATTTCTGTTTCGGACGAGCAATTGAAAAGTCCGCTTTCGATTGAGAAAGATGCTCAGATTGAACATGCACAGGTGGAGTCGATTAAACTTCAAAACCTGATAGATTCCTTAAAGTTGAGAAAAGGGGAGCTCGAAGCTACCCTTAGTGACCTTGAAAATAACAAAGAAATTGAGCCATACAAATCCTACGCTAAGGCTGAGCAATTCAAAGGGCTAACTGAAATGGGTGTTCCCTTTATCCCATTTTGGGCGGCTGTCGAGTTTAAAGAAGGTTTGAGTGGGGAAGCGAAAGCAAATATTGAGTCGGTTGCTATCGAGCTTGATTTGCTTAACGCAGCTATTGTTCCTGTTCATGCTTACGATGAAGCCAAAAAAAATAGTGTCGTACTGTCCCGCAACAACAAATGTGACCGCAATTTGACCGAATATTTGACCCCAGTTTCAAGTGACAACGTTTCTGATACCGATATACTTGCTGTCTTAATGGGCATTTCGATTGACCACACAAGTCAAACTTTCGTCGCAGCTTCCGGCGAATTTAAAACCGGTATCGTCGAAGGAACCTCTCCTTCTTTTGGCGACGCAAAGTTTATTGGTAAAACGGCTCGTGATTTGCTTCGTAAAAAAGAGATTGTCCGCATTCAAGGCGAAATTGTAACTATTGAGGACGAACTCGAACAGCTTCATTCGCAAAAAAAGGCATGGCTTGAAACGAAGCAACAGATTGCAAATGAGTTTTCTTCTTTCCCGTTCTTTAATACGTTAAAAACAGCAAAGAGTCAGTACGAAGAGAAAATAAATTTTATTACGCATATCGTCAAATCCGAATTGGATAACAAGTCGGAGCTTTATAAGAGACTAGCCGCTGAACTAGAGGGACTGCTATTGTCTGTTAAAGCAACGGCTGCTTTCACAAGCCTACCACTTACGGAGAAGGCGTTCGCGGAAGCCATTGATGCCACCAACCATTATTTACTTCTTCTGACGAACATCAAAAGCGATTTCCGAGCTCTTGCTGATAAACGGAATTCCCTGCGCACCGAGCAAGATAATAAAGAAGAGCATGAAAATGACCTGGAGGATTTAAGGGGAGAATTGTTTACCATCCGTAACAAGATAGACCGCACATCGAAATATATTCAGTCCCTTGAAGACCAATTGAAACTAAGCGGTGCCGAAGAAGTACGTAAACGCATCGCGGAAGTCATCGCGAAACTTCAATCTTTGCCGGGTGAAATAAGTCAGCTTGCGACGGATGTGGGCGTTATTCAAAACAAAATTGCAACCATGGTTGAATCCCTGCCTTCACTTAAATCTACGATTCATTTTTACAACGAGCTTTGCTCGGCATGGGAAGTAATTTTTGTCCAAGATGTACGAGAAAATGCTTCGGAATATGAGCTTGATGAAACGTTGGACACCAAGATGATGGCGAAGCAAATTTACGACAAGTTTGGCGTTCTGCTCGACAAAAAGGAAAAGTCTCAAGTAAATACCGAATTATCGAAACATTTTACAGCAAGCAGCATGAGCTTAATCGAATACGATGCAGAATTAAAAGCTGTTCCTTACATGGTTAACTTCACGAACATTCCAGAAGAGGAACAAGCAAACGTAGAACTGCTCAAATCGGTAGCGCAGTTCTCGAAAATTACGCTTCAACTTCAAATTGATGGTGAACTTCGTACGCTTTCACCTTCTGAATTACGCACGAAACTCGAAGGCTACGTTAATATGCAAAAGAAAACACTCACAGATAAGGACCGCGAGCTATTCGAAGATATTATGATTAATTCCATTGGCGAAACGATTCGCAACAAGATTCGCAGTGCTAATGATTGGGTTAACCGCATCAATGCTTTTATGGAACTTGCGAAAAATTCAAGCGGTTTGAGGTTCCAAGTCCAGTGGAAACCGATTACTAAGCAAGATGAAGGCGAACTAAAAACCGAAGATTTGGTCAAATTGCTCGAACGCGACCCCAAACTACTAGCAGATCATGACCGACTCAGTATCTCTCAGCATTTCCGTTCGAAGGTAAATGCGGCGAAGCAAATCATGGAGACTGACGGTAAAGTACAGTTCTTGGAGGTGATTAAATCTGTTTTGGACTATCGCAAATGGTATGAAATAATCATCAAGTACGAAAAACCAGGCGAATCCATGAAAGAAATGCAGACGAAGCATTTCAACTCGTTCAGTGGTGGCGAAAAGGCGCTCGCGATGTATACGCCGTTACTTGCAGCTGTTGACGCTAGACTTCAAAGCGCCAGCGAAGATGCCCCCCGTATTTTTGCACTCGACGAAGCATTCGCAGGCGTTGATGATAACAACATCGAAGAAACCTTCAAGATTATCGAAATGTTCGATTTTGACTACACCTTGAATTCGCAAGCGTTGTGGGGATGTTTTTCTGAAGTGAAGCATCTTTCTATTTACG
- a CDS encoding TIGR02677 family protein yields the protein MDATLFSDVKEASYLSTKKTYRYRPIIRYMYEQKRIFNTEVLPNEIFNYLIQYPQFGDYTMEELFADLNALVKSNNLTEIPDNTEVEGIEEFKRNRRLFVLTDFTFEIEKMLTSFEKNFHRIGTSLEPTLPEKLYNALHRLRDFSRRKNMDKEDLVFLNEVWEDMFDKFLKLDNNASMYLSHINAEKLEVIMAQPDAFIVFKDEFVAYLTNFIIGLKKNAPYIEQILRDIEDPGFTVLKKYLIQFQRTIPKTEVIPDSDFEMAYDEIWLGVTHWFISIDEKESKVRQLERRTNSSIVSVTKLAQQAAERQFYTRNRKTDYLHLAKMVHQQNDLEEAGELFSFLFGFDNIKHFKTNGKETDSTKYTIWDCQPEEVDITYRAKQPTDKQTKRSLKVPAMGEEALQRKRMLEAQRDYEDKEIKKLLDCNYLALRELGTVESFIRNAILTWINKGMLSKMQDSNICEGRTEHGVKFKLAQVSDDIIELHSPDGILKLPDYEFTFSEVK from the coding sequence ATGGACGCAACTTTGTTTTCGGATGTGAAGGAAGCATCCTATTTATCTACGAAAAAAACGTACCGTTATCGCCCAATCATAAGGTATATGTACGAACAAAAACGTATTTTTAATACCGAAGTTTTACCAAACGAAATTTTTAATTATTTGATACAATACCCTCAGTTCGGCGATTACACTATGGAAGAGTTGTTCGCCGATTTAAACGCACTTGTGAAGAGTAACAATTTGACAGAGATTCCGGATAACACTGAAGTCGAAGGCATTGAAGAGTTCAAAAGAAATCGAAGATTATTTGTCTTGACGGATTTTACTTTTGAAATCGAAAAAATGCTGACGTCATTCGAAAAAAACTTTCATCGTATCGGCACCTCATTGGAGCCAACACTTCCAGAGAAGCTTTACAACGCACTGCATAGACTTCGTGATTTTAGCCGAAGAAAAAACATGGATAAAGAAGATTTAGTCTTCCTAAACGAAGTTTGGGAAGATATGTTCGATAAATTTTTAAAATTAGATAACAATGCCTCGATGTATTTGTCCCACATCAATGCAGAAAAATTAGAGGTGATTATGGCGCAGCCAGACGCCTTTATTGTCTTTAAAGACGAATTTGTGGCATATTTAACTAATTTTATTATTGGATTAAAGAAAAATGCGCCTTACATCGAGCAGATCCTACGGGATATTGAAGATCCGGGATTTACTGTTTTGAAGAAATATTTGATTCAATTTCAACGCACAATTCCGAAGACGGAGGTTATTCCTGACAGTGACTTCGAAATGGCGTACGACGAAATTTGGCTAGGTGTCACGCACTGGTTCATCTCTATAGATGAAAAAGAAAGCAAAGTACGGCAATTGGAAAGACGAACGAATAGTTCGATTGTGAGTGTTACGAAACTTGCGCAGCAAGCTGCTGAACGGCAATTTTATACACGCAATCGCAAAACCGATTATTTGCACCTGGCTAAAATGGTCCACCAACAAAACGACCTGGAAGAGGCAGGTGAATTATTTAGTTTTCTTTTCGGGTTCGATAACATTAAGCATTTCAAAACAAACGGAAAAGAAACAGACTCCACTAAATATACGATTTGGGACTGTCAGCCAGAGGAAGTGGACATCACATACCGGGCGAAGCAGCCTACGGATAAACAAACAAAGCGTAGCTTAAAAGTTCCGGCGATGGGCGAAGAAGCTTTGCAACGTAAACGAATGCTGGAGGCACAAAGGGATTACGAAGATAAGGAAATAAAAAAGCTGCTGGATTGTAACTATTTGGCACTTCGCGAATTAGGTACTGTTGAGTCCTTCATTCGTAACGCTATCTTGACCTGGATAAACAAGGGGATGTTGTCCAAGATGCAAGATTCGAACATATGCGAAGGAAGAACGGAACATGGTGTCAAGTTTAAGCTTGCGCAAGTAAGCGATGACATTATCGAACTGCATTCTCCTGATGGGATACTAAAATTACCCGATTATGAATTTACCTTTAGCGAGGTGAAATAA